In one Nicotiana tomentosiformis chromosome 6, ASM39032v3, whole genome shotgun sequence genomic region, the following are encoded:
- the LOC104101897 gene encoding uncharacterized protein: protein MAIANLQRFASRIARNPSISSSFRATIARSSATASSSPSRCGSAKVSDRIVKLFAVDPDGHKREIIGLSGQTLLKALTNHGLIDPDSHRLEDIDACSSECEVHIAQEWLEKLPEASYDEQYVLKRNSRARVLNKHSRLGCQVVLSQELQGMVVAIPEAKPWDIP, encoded by the coding sequence ATGGCTATCGCTAATCTGCAGAGATTCGCTTCACGAATCGCTCGAAACCCTTCAATTTCTTCCTCCTTCAGAGCTACAATCGCTCGATCTTCCGCCACTGCGTCCTCATCTCCATCCCGCTGCGGTTCCGCCAAAGTCTCCGATCGGATCGTCAAGCTCTTCGCCGTTGACCCGGACGGCCATAAACGTGAGATTATCGGACTCTCGGGTCAAACACTCCTCAAAGCCCTAACAAATCACGGGTTAATTGATCCGGATTCTCATCGCCTTGAAGATATCGACGCGTGCTCTTCCGAGTGTGAGGTGCACATTGCTCAGGAATGGCTCGAGAAGCTTCCAGAAGCTTCCTATGATGAACAGTATGTTCTCAAGAGGAATTCTAGGGCTAGGGTTTTGAACAAGCATTCGAGGCTCGGTTGTCAGGTGGTACTCTCACAAGAGCTTCAAGGAATGGTTGTGGCAATTCCTGAGGCTAAGCCATGGGATATTCCATAA
- the LOC104085772 gene encoding uncharacterized CRM domain-containing protein At3g25440, chloroplastic-like isoform X3: MSDGYTSCAGCGVICKFGTVFAVTQVSSPICLPRYVEDLITARKKEERLLEALKKVEPKEISEATHDPEILTPEEHFYFLKMGEKCKNYVPVGRRGIYQGVILNMHLHWKKHQTLKVVVKTFSPEEVKEIAAELARLSGGIVLDIQDDNTIIMYRGKNYSQPPTEIMSPRSTLSRKKALDKSKYRDSLKAVKRYIPRLEQDLELLRLQAENKTGAPDNNQETGFENFSHAHCPDQQIGASDKLKRLMIENEEQGEEDDSMVDTDIGSASEDLSDIFETDSEEEDKEKIEEPLYLDVFEKFPVQGNGDAHDFEEDLLQISSNSRREKSPGKDVDTPALDEVDRIILQAASLLKKRRR, translated from the exons ATGTCAGATGGATATACGAGTTGTGCTGGTTGTGGAGTCATTTGCAAATTTGGAACTGTATTTGCTGTAACTCAAGTCTCTTCTCCTATATGCTTACCAAGATATGTTGAGGACTTGATCACT GCAAGGAAAAAAGAGGAAAGGCTTCTTGAAGCTCTGaagaaagttgagcccaaggagATATCAGAAGCTACTCACGACCCAGAAATATTGACACCAGAAGAACACTTCTACTTTTTGAAAATGGGGGAGAAGTGCAAGAATTATGTACCAGTTGGGAGACGTGGGATATACCAGGGTGTGATCCTTAATATGCATCTACATTGGAAGAAGCACCAAACTCTGAAAGTGGTGGTGAAAACATTCTCTCCAGAGGAGGTTAAGGAAATTGCTGCAGAGCTTGCAAGATTAAGTGGTGGGATCGTTCTTGATATCCAGGATGATAACACCATTATAATGTACAGGGGAAAAAACTACTCCCAACCACCAACCGAGATAATGTCTCCAAGAAGTACTCTTTCTAGGAAAAAG GCCTTAGATAAATCTAAATACAGAGATTCCTTAAAAGCTGTTAAGAGATACATTCCACGGCTTGAGCAAGATCTCGAGCTGCTTCGATTGCAAGCTGAAAACAAAACTGGTGCTCCTGACAATAATCAAGAGACTGGCTTTGAGAATTTTAGCCATGCACACTGTCCCGACCAGCAAATTGGGGCATCTGATAAGCTCAAACGGCTAATGATTGAAAATGAAGAACAGGGTGAAGAAGATGATTCCATGGTAGATACAGATATAGGATCGGCTTCTGAAGATCTTTCAGATATTTTTGAGACAGACTCTGAGGAAGAGGATAAGGAGAAGATTGAAGAACCTCTTTACTTGGATGTGTTCGAAAAGTTTCCAGTGCAGGGCAATGGAGATGCACATGATTTTGAGGAGGATTTGCTTCAGATATCTTCTAACTCGAGGAGAGAGAAATCACCAGGTAAAGATGTCGATACACCAGCACTTGATGAGGTTGATAGGATAATTCTGCAAGCTGCATCGCTTTTGAAGAAAAGGAGGAGATGA
- the LOC104085772 gene encoding uncharacterized CRM domain-containing protein At3g25440, chloroplastic-like isoform X1 — translation MLGRSFVPAMLCKSRQLQHLFFYPFIFQPVLAHSSPHQTSSLYNAMCKVFKRAVTIGPNFRVQKCDLRLVNSGRYFCTSGKSGETSNGGRNDAVAVAESSGEFKEDKIKRKKLKGKREVVKWLKFFRWKKKKELQRMTAEEKILFKLSKARKKEERLLEALKKVEPKEISEATHDPEILTPEEHFYFLKMGEKCKNYVPVGRRGIYQGVILNMHLHWKKHQTLKVVVKTFSPEEVKEIAAELARLSGGIVLDIQDDNTIIMYRGKNYSQPPTEIMSPRSTLSRKKALDKSKYRDSLKAVKRYIPRLEQDLELLRLQAENKTGAPDNNQETGFENFSHAHCPDQQIGASDKLKRLMIENEEQGEEDDSMVDTDIGSASEDLSDIFETDSEEEDKEKIEEPLYLDVFEKFPVQGNGDAHDFEEDLLQISSNSRREKSPGKDVDTPALDEVDRIILQAASLLKKRRR, via the exons ATGCTAGGAAGAAGTTTTGTTCCGGCGATGCTCTGCAAATCACGGCAGCTTCAACATCTCTTCTTCTACCCATTCATTTTCCAACCCGTTTTAGCCCATTCCTCTCCCCATCAAACCAG TAGTCTTTATAATGCAATGTGCAAGGTTTTTAAGAGAGCAGTCACAATTGGGCCAAATTTTAGAGTACAAAAATGTGATCTTAGATTGGTAAATTCGGGTCGGTATTTCTGCACGAGTGGCAAATCCGGGGAAACGTCGAATGGCGGTAGAAATGATGCTGTTGCAGTTGCAGAGAGTTCTGGTGAGTTTAAAGAAGATAAAATCAAGAGGAAGAAACTAAAGGGTAAAAGAGAGGTTGTGAAGTGGTTGAAGTTCTTCAggtggaagaagaagaaagagctCCAAAGGATGACTGCAGAAgagaaaatcctcttcaaattGAGCAAG GCAAGGAAAAAAGAGGAAAGGCTTCTTGAAGCTCTGaagaaagttgagcccaaggagATATCAGAAGCTACTCACGACCCAGAAATATTGACACCAGAAGAACACTTCTACTTTTTGAAAATGGGGGAGAAGTGCAAGAATTATGTACCAGTTGGGAGACGTGGGATATACCAGGGTGTGATCCTTAATATGCATCTACATTGGAAGAAGCACCAAACTCTGAAAGTGGTGGTGAAAACATTCTCTCCAGAGGAGGTTAAGGAAATTGCTGCAGAGCTTGCAAGATTAAGTGGTGGGATCGTTCTTGATATCCAGGATGATAACACCATTATAATGTACAGGGGAAAAAACTACTCCCAACCACCAACCGAGATAATGTCTCCAAGAAGTACTCTTTCTAGGAAAAAG GCCTTAGATAAATCTAAATACAGAGATTCCTTAAAAGCTGTTAAGAGATACATTCCACGGCTTGAGCAAGATCTCGAGCTGCTTCGATTGCAAGCTGAAAACAAAACTGGTGCTCCTGACAATAATCAAGAGACTGGCTTTGAGAATTTTAGCCATGCACACTGTCCCGACCAGCAAATTGGGGCATCTGATAAGCTCAAACGGCTAATGATTGAAAATGAAGAACAGGGTGAAGAAGATGATTCCATGGTAGATACAGATATAGGATCGGCTTCTGAAGATCTTTCAGATATTTTTGAGACAGACTCTGAGGAAGAGGATAAGGAGAAGATTGAAGAACCTCTTTACTTGGATGTGTTCGAAAAGTTTCCAGTGCAGGGCAATGGAGATGCACATGATTTTGAGGAGGATTTGCTTCAGATATCTTCTAACTCGAGGAGAGAGAAATCACCAGGTAAAGATGTCGATACACCAGCACTTGATGAGGTTGATAGGATAATTCTGCAAGCTGCATCGCTTTTGAAGAAAAGGAGGAGATGA
- the LOC104085772 gene encoding uncharacterized CRM domain-containing protein At3g25440, chloroplastic-like isoform X4, whose translation MTAEEKILFKLSKARKKEERLLEALKKVEPKEISEATHDPEILTPEEHFYFLKMGEKCKNYVPVGRRGIYQGVILNMHLHWKKHQTLKVVVKTFSPEEVKEIAAELARLSGGIVLDIQDDNTIIMYRGKNYSQPPTEIMSPRSTLSRKKALDKSKYRDSLKAVKRYIPRLEQDLELLRLQAENKTGAPDNNQETGFENFSHAHCPDQQIGASDKLKRLMIENEEQGEEDDSMVDTDIGSASEDLSDIFETDSEEEDKEKIEEPLYLDVFEKFPVQGNGDAHDFEEDLLQISSNSRREKSPGKDVDTPALDEVDRIILQAASLLKKRRR comes from the exons ATGACTGCAGAAgagaaaatcctcttcaaattGAGCAAG GCAAGGAAAAAAGAGGAAAGGCTTCTTGAAGCTCTGaagaaagttgagcccaaggagATATCAGAAGCTACTCACGACCCAGAAATATTGACACCAGAAGAACACTTCTACTTTTTGAAAATGGGGGAGAAGTGCAAGAATTATGTACCAGTTGGGAGACGTGGGATATACCAGGGTGTGATCCTTAATATGCATCTACATTGGAAGAAGCACCAAACTCTGAAAGTGGTGGTGAAAACATTCTCTCCAGAGGAGGTTAAGGAAATTGCTGCAGAGCTTGCAAGATTAAGTGGTGGGATCGTTCTTGATATCCAGGATGATAACACCATTATAATGTACAGGGGAAAAAACTACTCCCAACCACCAACCGAGATAATGTCTCCAAGAAGTACTCTTTCTAGGAAAAAG GCCTTAGATAAATCTAAATACAGAGATTCCTTAAAAGCTGTTAAGAGATACATTCCACGGCTTGAGCAAGATCTCGAGCTGCTTCGATTGCAAGCTGAAAACAAAACTGGTGCTCCTGACAATAATCAAGAGACTGGCTTTGAGAATTTTAGCCATGCACACTGTCCCGACCAGCAAATTGGGGCATCTGATAAGCTCAAACGGCTAATGATTGAAAATGAAGAACAGGGTGAAGAAGATGATTCCATGGTAGATACAGATATAGGATCGGCTTCTGAAGATCTTTCAGATATTTTTGAGACAGACTCTGAGGAAGAGGATAAGGAGAAGATTGAAGAACCTCTTTACTTGGATGTGTTCGAAAAGTTTCCAGTGCAGGGCAATGGAGATGCACATGATTTTGAGGAGGATTTGCTTCAGATATCTTCTAACTCGAGGAGAGAGAAATCACCAGGTAAAGATGTCGATACACCAGCACTTGATGAGGTTGATAGGATAATTCTGCAAGCTGCATCGCTTTTGAAGAAAAGGAGGAGATGA
- the LOC104101899 gene encoding calmodulin-like protein 3 → MDSVELHRIFQMFDRNGDGNITKKELSISLQNLGIHIEEKELVQMIEKIDVNGDGYVDIDEFGTLYKNIMDEKDEEEDMREAFNVFDQNGDGYITVEELRSVLGSLGLKHGKTLEDCKRMIMKVDVDGDGMVDFKEFRQMMKGGGFASLSSRSL, encoded by the coding sequence ATGGACTCCGTAGAACTACACAGAATTTTTCAAATGTTTGATCGTAATGGAGACGGAAATATTACAAAAAAGGAGCTTAGCATCTCGTTACAAAACTTGGGAATACACATTGAGGAAAAAGAACTTGTACAAATGATCGAAAAAATAGACGTAAACGGAGACGGATACGTAGACATAGATGAATTTGGAACATTGTACAAGAATATAATGGACGAGAAAGATGAAGAGGAAGATATGAGAGAAGCTTTTAATGTGTTTGATCAAAATGGTGATGGATATATTACAGTGGAAGAGTTGAGGTCAGTTTTGGGATCACTAGGTTTGAAACACGGCAAAACTTTAGAAGATTGTAAGAGGATGATAATGAAAGTGGATGTGGATGGTGATGGAATGGTTGATTTCAAGGAATTTAGACAAATGATGAAAGGTGGTGGATTTGCTTCCTTGAGCTCACGAAGTTTATGA
- the LOC104085772 gene encoding uncharacterized CRM domain-containing protein At3g25440, chloroplastic-like isoform X2, which translates to MLGRSFVPAMLCKSRQLQHLFFYPFIFQPVLAHSSPHQTSLYNAMCKVFKRAVTIGPNFRVQKCDLRLVNSGRYFCTSGKSGETSNGGRNDAVAVAESSGEFKEDKIKRKKLKGKREVVKWLKFFRWKKKKELQRMTAEEKILFKLSKARKKEERLLEALKKVEPKEISEATHDPEILTPEEHFYFLKMGEKCKNYVPVGRRGIYQGVILNMHLHWKKHQTLKVVVKTFSPEEVKEIAAELARLSGGIVLDIQDDNTIIMYRGKNYSQPPTEIMSPRSTLSRKKALDKSKYRDSLKAVKRYIPRLEQDLELLRLQAENKTGAPDNNQETGFENFSHAHCPDQQIGASDKLKRLMIENEEQGEEDDSMVDTDIGSASEDLSDIFETDSEEEDKEKIEEPLYLDVFEKFPVQGNGDAHDFEEDLLQISSNSRREKSPGKDVDTPALDEVDRIILQAASLLKKRRR; encoded by the exons ATGCTAGGAAGAAGTTTTGTTCCGGCGATGCTCTGCAAATCACGGCAGCTTCAACATCTCTTCTTCTACCCATTCATTTTCCAACCCGTTTTAGCCCATTCCTCTCCCCATCAAACCAG TCTTTATAATGCAATGTGCAAGGTTTTTAAGAGAGCAGTCACAATTGGGCCAAATTTTAGAGTACAAAAATGTGATCTTAGATTGGTAAATTCGGGTCGGTATTTCTGCACGAGTGGCAAATCCGGGGAAACGTCGAATGGCGGTAGAAATGATGCTGTTGCAGTTGCAGAGAGTTCTGGTGAGTTTAAAGAAGATAAAATCAAGAGGAAGAAACTAAAGGGTAAAAGAGAGGTTGTGAAGTGGTTGAAGTTCTTCAggtggaagaagaagaaagagctCCAAAGGATGACTGCAGAAgagaaaatcctcttcaaattGAGCAAG GCAAGGAAAAAAGAGGAAAGGCTTCTTGAAGCTCTGaagaaagttgagcccaaggagATATCAGAAGCTACTCACGACCCAGAAATATTGACACCAGAAGAACACTTCTACTTTTTGAAAATGGGGGAGAAGTGCAAGAATTATGTACCAGTTGGGAGACGTGGGATATACCAGGGTGTGATCCTTAATATGCATCTACATTGGAAGAAGCACCAAACTCTGAAAGTGGTGGTGAAAACATTCTCTCCAGAGGAGGTTAAGGAAATTGCTGCAGAGCTTGCAAGATTAAGTGGTGGGATCGTTCTTGATATCCAGGATGATAACACCATTATAATGTACAGGGGAAAAAACTACTCCCAACCACCAACCGAGATAATGTCTCCAAGAAGTACTCTTTCTAGGAAAAAG GCCTTAGATAAATCTAAATACAGAGATTCCTTAAAAGCTGTTAAGAGATACATTCCACGGCTTGAGCAAGATCTCGAGCTGCTTCGATTGCAAGCTGAAAACAAAACTGGTGCTCCTGACAATAATCAAGAGACTGGCTTTGAGAATTTTAGCCATGCACACTGTCCCGACCAGCAAATTGGGGCATCTGATAAGCTCAAACGGCTAATGATTGAAAATGAAGAACAGGGTGAAGAAGATGATTCCATGGTAGATACAGATATAGGATCGGCTTCTGAAGATCTTTCAGATATTTTTGAGACAGACTCTGAGGAAGAGGATAAGGAGAAGATTGAAGAACCTCTTTACTTGGATGTGTTCGAAAAGTTTCCAGTGCAGGGCAATGGAGATGCACATGATTTTGAGGAGGATTTGCTTCAGATATCTTCTAACTCGAGGAGAGAGAAATCACCAGGTAAAGATGTCGATACACCAGCACTTGATGAGGTTGATAGGATAATTCTGCAAGCTGCATCGCTTTTGAAGAAAAGGAGGAGATGA